A window of Gottschalkia purinilytica contains these coding sequences:
- a CDS encoding DUF364 domain-containing protein: protein MWEIYDKLIEPIPEDIYVEDCIMGLRWTYIKGKNSGIALTFRDGLRESSILGKIKGMRLKELSTYVKSWNFTEASLGLSAINSFYNTVEHAEKLGANFSEGRKNDIFTESIDEIRGKNVAVIGHFPDLEKIESICNLSILERRPSKGDLPDCACEYILKNQDFVFITGSTLANKTLPRLLELSKNAKVILVGPSVPVAPILFDYGVNTLASAVIVNDNLIQQAIKEGGSHQIFDLGGKMAKIKKKD, encoded by the coding sequence ATGTGGGAAATTTATGATAAATTAATAGAACCTATACCAGAAGATATATATGTTGAAGATTGTATAATGGGACTTAGATGGACGTATATAAAAGGGAAAAACTCTGGAATTGCTTTGACTTTTAGAGATGGTCTAAGAGAGAGTAGTATTTTAGGAAAAATTAAAGGGATGAGACTAAAAGAATTATCAACTTATGTTAAGTCATGGAATTTTACAGAAGCAAGCTTAGGTCTTTCAGCTATAAACTCTTTCTACAATACAGTTGAGCATGCAGAAAAATTAGGAGCAAACTTTTCGGAAGGTAGAAAAAATGATATATTTACAGAATCAATAGATGAAATTAGAGGTAAGAATGTAGCTGTTATAGGGCATTTTCCAGATTTAGAAAAAATAGAATCTATATGTAACTTGTCTATATTAGAAAGAAGACCTAGCAAAGGTGATTTACCAGATTGTGCTTGTGAATACATATTAAAAAATCAAGATTTTGTTTTTATAACAGGAAGCACATTAGCAAATAAAACGTTACCAAGATTACTTGAATTATCAAAGAATGCAAAGGTAATTTTAGTTGGACCAAGTGTACCTGTGGCTCCTATTTTGTTTGACTATGGAGTGAACACTCTAGCAAGTGCTGTTATAGTTAATGATAATTTAATTCAACAAGCAATTAAGGAAGGTGGAAGTCATCAAATATTTGATTTAGGTGGAAAGATGGCAAAGATTAAGAAGAAAGACTAA
- a CDS encoding radical SAM protein produces MNPFSISDVYLDKNGRRTLDINPLSENYCSFDCVFCPLGRTKVKTDKTFSFNETESFIKRLEAILKTEKIDIVFINPDGESLANNRILDVINLIKKYKANVKLLSNGYIFNIEEFKHILNQCDEIIGELAVTNEKDFQKLQRPINGYTLENYISNMEEFNNQYNGKFILDITILKNYSDDYDSIQKFKNAINMIKPDEIYVETPSKGKLGKAFGVSEEKLKEISSHLKH; encoded by the coding sequence ATGAATCCATTTTCAATAAGTGATGTATATCTTGATAAAAATGGTAGACGAACGTTAGATATAAATCCTCTTTCAGAAAACTACTGTAGCTTTGACTGTGTTTTTTGTCCATTAGGAAGAACTAAAGTTAAAACTGATAAGACATTTAGCTTTAATGAAACTGAAAGCTTTATAAAAAGACTTGAAGCTATACTTAAAACTGAAAAAATTGATATTGTTTTTATCAATCCAGATGGAGAATCACTTGCAAATAACAGAATCTTAGATGTTATAAACTTAATTAAAAAGTATAAGGCTAATGTAAAACTATTATCTAATGGTTATATATTTAATATTGAAGAATTTAAACACATATTAAATCAATGCGATGAAATAATTGGAGAACTTGCAGTAACTAATGAAAAAGACTTTCAGAAGTTACAAAGACCTATAAATGGATATACTCTTGAAAACTATATATCTAATATGGAAGAATTCAACAATCAATATAATGGGAAATTTATACTTGATATAACTATATTAAAAAACTATTCAGATGATTATGATTCTATTCAGAAATTTAAGAATGCTATTAATATGATTAAGCCAGATGAAATTTATGTAGAAACTCCTTCAAAAGGTAAATTAGGAAAAGCATTTGGAGTTAGTGAAGAAAAGCTTAAAGAAATAAGTAGTCATTTAAAGCATTAA
- a CDS encoding acyltransferase family protein, producing MVKTGSAIVDTSEKLLNDGRQEELDLARGFAILFMIIVHILETFSTDLVYYSKFGVFIEFLGSPPAAPVFMFLLGIGTIYSKRQTPSKLVKRGVFLFIGGYVHNIFRSTIPYYLGVYLNIIKAGDPNYTSVLNTLDFDILQFAGLALIFIAILKKLNTNIIFYPIIGILVSIVSPFLWGAKSGIFAIDLLTYPLFGTEYYIYFPFFPWIVYPLFGAFFGYFLIRTENKDRLYNISAILSIVVFVIGAVYMYNNPSIDLGLKDEGNYYRHGILGVCMFTSIVLIWTTILNYVKDKIPKAIKSIMYFWSRYVTEIFVIHWILIGIAILILGLNKMDLLSTIIAMILSVIITDRVTFLYVNKVKKKLRKN from the coding sequence GTGGTAAAGACAGGGTCTGCAATAGTAGACACATCAGAAAAATTATTAAATGATGGTAGACAAGAAGAACTAGATCTTGCAAGAGGATTTGCGATTTTATTTATGATTATAGTTCACATTCTTGAAACCTTTTCTACAGATTTAGTTTATTATTCAAAGTTTGGAGTATTTATAGAATTCTTGGGATCACCTCCAGCTGCACCTGTATTTATGTTTCTCTTAGGAATTGGAACTATATATTCAAAAAGACAAACTCCATCTAAGCTAGTTAAAAGAGGAGTATTTTTATTTATTGGAGGATATGTACATAATATATTTCGTAGTACCATACCATATTATCTAGGCGTTTATCTTAATATAATTAAAGCAGGAGATCCAAATTATACTTCTGTTCTTAATACTCTTGATTTTGATATTCTTCAATTTGCTGGGCTGGCACTTATATTCATTGCCATACTTAAAAAACTAAATACAAATATTATTTTTTATCCAATAATAGGGATACTAGTATCTATTGTTTCTCCTTTTTTATGGGGAGCTAAAAGTGGTATATTCGCTATTGATTTACTTACTTATCCGTTATTTGGAACTGAATATTATATATATTTCCCATTCTTTCCTTGGATAGTTTATCCACTCTTTGGAGCTTTCTTTGGATACTTTTTAATACGAACAGAAAATAAAGATAGACTTTATAATATAAGTGCTATATTGTCTATAGTTGTTTTTGTTATAGGTGCAGTATATATGTATAACAATCCAAGTATTGACTTAGGATTAAAAGATGAGGGGAATTACTATAGACATGGAATATTAGGTGTTTGTATGTTTACTTCAATAGTTTTAATTTGGACTACCATATTAAATTATGTAAAAGATAAAATTCCAAAGGCTATTAAGTCTATTATGTATTTTTGGAGTAGATATGTAACAGAAATTTTTGTAATCCATTGGATATTAATTGGTATAGCTATTCTAATACTTGGTCTAAATAAAATGGACCTATTAAGTACTATAATTGCTATGATACTGAGTGTAATTATTACAGATAGAGTGACATTTTTATATGTAAATAAAGTAAAGAAAAAATTAAGAAAAAATTAA